One part of the Ziziphus jujuba cultivar Dongzao chromosome 2, ASM3175591v1 genome encodes these proteins:
- the LOC107417992 gene encoding arabinogalactan O-methyltransferase 2, producing MPPELPYSRSPATPLVHFSSTPVSPDAKLKLSFGYKYCLGIKKMNFTKKKIIPYLVFILSAISILRLLRILVTTYSSSHPLPALPPVEQTCSSPSPICSKPPLHSSESSTHRFKPNATSLTEKEFKLLSNLITQRVPCNLLIFGLESQYLILSSINAGGTTIFLEDDPEKLNTIKSNTNTSRIYRVEHQIPAKEAYKLLRHGRKNPACLPTSLKLQESKCRLALKNLPQQVYDLDWDVVVVDGPRGNAPEAPGRMAAIYTAGVIARKGNVTDVVVHDVDRMIEKWFSWEFLCDENLVSSKGRLWNFRIKGGSSNSTRFCPAKAYIIE from the coding sequence ATGCCACCAGAATTGCCTTATTCTCGATCTCCTGCAACTCCCTTAGTTCATTTCTCTTCCACTCCGGTCTCACCCGACGCCAAATTAAAGCTATCTTTTGGATACAAATATTGTTTGGGAATCAAGAAGATGAActttaccaagaaaaaaatcatACCTTACCTTGTTTTCATCTTATCAGCCATTTCAATCCTCAGACTTCTTAGAATCCTAGTAACCACTTATTCTTCATCACATCCATTGCCTGCTCTGCCTCCCGTTGAGCAAACATGTTCTTCTCCTTCTCCCATTTGTTCCAAACCTCCATTACACTCATCAGAGTCCTCAACACATCGATTCAAGCCCAATGCCACCAGCCTCACAGAGAAAGAATTCAAACTTCTTTCAAATCTCATTACTCAAAGAGTTCCTTGCAACCTTCTTATTTTTGGGCTTGAATCTCAGTACCTAATTCTCTCATCAATCAATGCAGGAGGCACAACCATATTTCTCGAAGATGATCCCGAGAAGCTAAACACAATTAAGTCCAACACCAACACTTCCAGAATCTACAGAGTTGAGCACCAAATACCTGCAAAAGAAGCCTACAAGCTGCTAAGGCATGGAAGGAAAAACCCTGCTTGTTTACCCACCTCATTAAAGCTTCAAGAATCAAAATGTAGGCTTGCACTGAAGAATCTACCTCAGCAGGTTTACGACCTCGATTGGGATGTGGTGGTGGTGGATGGACCAAGAGGAAATGCACCAGAAGCACCAGGAAGAATGGCAGCAATCTATACTGCTGGTGTGATAGCAAGGAAAGGGAATGTGACAGATGTAGTGGTGCACGATGTCGATCGGATGATTGAGAAATGGTTTTCATGGGAATTTCTCTGTGATGAGAATTTGGTTTCTTCCAAAGGTAGATTGTGGAATTTCAGAATCAAAGGTGGATCATCAAATTCAACAAGATTTTGTCCTGCAAAAGCATATATAATAGAGTAA
- the LOC107418035 gene encoding TITAN-like protein isoform X1, giving the protein MEEGRKSRTMENPNSETDTTTTTTTTTAAKKKKSNSSDKKRKRRSGFEFCEVCKLSHDQGHRHKYFPSHIKSLSTFLSRFHDNKISDIRFFLRNPSPLRSEHSSRNRFWCVFCETDIDELGSSFACSNAINHLASADHMKNLKHFLWKHGGKTDQVDNFTISEAEVAKWEKKCKSLEIEVVSSNKAASGPLVGPLNDIHNELNYGNVNSFENNNIDSVNLRISNGVMPLQYHTNEYQVSHSGFSKVANVSLFPEDVSSSLPVENYPGTNSKMLNGFTGNRTCQHSPMWNSGKCLADGYLSTYGMHQVYQNERMVKGESSSQGLQSLTQITLAPERSGGNVHSGAPPPWFEAIGESQLNAQQKPVLSNKLGKSKKLNPKRVGAAWAERRKMEMEMEKRGELVKSECNANWLPNFGRVWQSGTRKESRKEFELEKKQKLLKVENQPEVPLKIQPYISKRMDKILLNLMIHL; this is encoded by the exons ATGGAGGAGGGAAGAAAATCGCGTACTATGGAAAACCCTAATTCCGAAACCgataccaccaccaccaccactactaCTACTGCggctaagaagaagaagagcaatTCGAGTgacaagaagaggaagagaaggtCTGGATTCGAGTTCTGCGAGGTGTGCAAGCTGAGTCACGATCAAGGCCACCGCCATAAGTACTTTCCCAGCCACATCAAGTCCCTCTCTACTTTCCTTTCTCGGTTCCACGACAACAAGATTTCCGATATCCGATTCTTTCTCAGAAACCCTAGCCCTCTCCGCTCCGAACATTCCTCTCGCAATCGCTTTTGGTGCGTCTTCTGCGAGACCGATATCGATGAGCTTGGTAGCTCCTTCGCCTG TAGTAATGCAATTAATCACCTGGCAAGTGCGGATCATATGAAGAATCTGAAGCATTTTTTATGGAAACATGGTGGGAAGACGGATCAAGTTGATAATTTTACAATATCAGAAGCTGAGGTTGCTAAG TGGGAGAAAAAGTGCAAATCATTGGAGATCGAAGTAGTGTCATCTAATAAGGCAGCTTCCGGACCCTTAGTTGGACCTTTAAATGATATCCACAATGAACTCAACTATGGAAATGTTaatagttttgaaaataataatattgactcTGTTAatttgaggatttcaaatggTGTTATGCCTTTACAATATCATACGAATGAGTATCAGGTATCCCATTCAGGATTCTCTAAGGTTGCGAATGTTAGCTTATTTCCTGAAGATGTTTCCTCATCATTACCTGTGGAGAATTATCCTGGCACAAATTCCAAAATGTTGAATGGTTTTACAG GGAACAGGACTTGTCAACATTCTCCTATGTGGAATAGTGGAAAATGCTTGGCTGATGGTTACCTCAGTACTTATGGA ATGCACCAGGTATATCAGAACGAAAGGATGGTAAAAGGAGAGAGCAGTTCTCAGG gTTTGCAGAGTCTCACGCAAATTACCTTGGCTCCTGAACGGTCTGGTGGAAATGTGCATTCTGGAGCACCACCTccttggtttgaagcaatcggaGAGAGTCAGCTAAATGCTCAACAAAAACCAGTGTTATCAAATAAGCTCGGTAAGTCGAAGAAATTGAATCCGAAACGGGTGGGAGCAGCTTGGGCAGAAAGGAGAAAGATGGAGATGGAGATGGAAAAAAGGGGAGAGCTTGTCAAGAGCGAGTGCAATGCAAACTGGCTTCCTAATTTTGGACGAGTTTGGCAATCTGGTACTCGCAAAGAGTCTAGAAAAGAATTCGAGTTGgagaagaaacaaaaattactCAAGGTTGAAAATCAACCTGAAGTGCCACTTAAGATACAGCCTTACATTAGCAAGCGAATG GACAAAATCTTGTTGAATTTGATGATCCACCTTTGA
- the LOC107418035 gene encoding TITAN-like protein isoform X2 codes for MEEGRKSRTMENPNSETDTTTTTTTTTAAKKKKSNSSDKKRKRRSGFEFCEVCKLSHDQGHRHKYFPSHIKSLSTFLSRFHDNKISDIRFFLRNPSPLRSEHSSRNRFWCVFCETDIDELGSSFACSNAINHLASADHMKNLKHFLWKHGGKTDQVDNFTISEAEVAKWEKKCKSLEIEVVSSNKAASGPLVGPLNDIHNELNYGNVNSFENNNIDSVNLRISNGVMPLQYHTNEYQVSHSGFSKVANVSLFPEDVSSSLPVENYPGTNSKMLNGFTGNRTCQHSPMWNSGKCLADGYLSTYGVYQNERMVKGESSSQGLQSLTQITLAPERSGGNVHSGAPPPWFEAIGESQLNAQQKPVLSNKLGKSKKLNPKRVGAAWAERRKMEMEMEKRGELVKSECNANWLPNFGRVWQSGTRKESRKEFELEKKQKLLKVENQPEVPLKIQPYISKRMDKILLNLMIHL; via the exons ATGGAGGAGGGAAGAAAATCGCGTACTATGGAAAACCCTAATTCCGAAACCgataccaccaccaccaccactactaCTACTGCggctaagaagaagaagagcaatTCGAGTgacaagaagaggaagagaaggtCTGGATTCGAGTTCTGCGAGGTGTGCAAGCTGAGTCACGATCAAGGCCACCGCCATAAGTACTTTCCCAGCCACATCAAGTCCCTCTCTACTTTCCTTTCTCGGTTCCACGACAACAAGATTTCCGATATCCGATTCTTTCTCAGAAACCCTAGCCCTCTCCGCTCCGAACATTCCTCTCGCAATCGCTTTTGGTGCGTCTTCTGCGAGACCGATATCGATGAGCTTGGTAGCTCCTTCGCCTG TAGTAATGCAATTAATCACCTGGCAAGTGCGGATCATATGAAGAATCTGAAGCATTTTTTATGGAAACATGGTGGGAAGACGGATCAAGTTGATAATTTTACAATATCAGAAGCTGAGGTTGCTAAG TGGGAGAAAAAGTGCAAATCATTGGAGATCGAAGTAGTGTCATCTAATAAGGCAGCTTCCGGACCCTTAGTTGGACCTTTAAATGATATCCACAATGAACTCAACTATGGAAATGTTaatagttttgaaaataataatattgactcTGTTAatttgaggatttcaaatggTGTTATGCCTTTACAATATCATACGAATGAGTATCAGGTATCCCATTCAGGATTCTCTAAGGTTGCGAATGTTAGCTTATTTCCTGAAGATGTTTCCTCATCATTACCTGTGGAGAATTATCCTGGCACAAATTCCAAAATGTTGAATGGTTTTACAG GGAACAGGACTTGTCAACATTCTCCTATGTGGAATAGTGGAAAATGCTTGGCTGATGGTTACCTCAGTACTTATGGA GTATATCAGAACGAAAGGATGGTAAAAGGAGAGAGCAGTTCTCAGG gTTTGCAGAGTCTCACGCAAATTACCTTGGCTCCTGAACGGTCTGGTGGAAATGTGCATTCTGGAGCACCACCTccttggtttgaagcaatcggaGAGAGTCAGCTAAATGCTCAACAAAAACCAGTGTTATCAAATAAGCTCGGTAAGTCGAAGAAATTGAATCCGAAACGGGTGGGAGCAGCTTGGGCAGAAAGGAGAAAGATGGAGATGGAGATGGAAAAAAGGGGAGAGCTTGTCAAGAGCGAGTGCAATGCAAACTGGCTTCCTAATTTTGGACGAGTTTGGCAATCTGGTACTCGCAAAGAGTCTAGAAAAGAATTCGAGTTGgagaagaaacaaaaattactCAAGGTTGAAAATCAACCTGAAGTGCCACTTAAGATACAGCCTTACATTAGCAAGCGAATG GACAAAATCTTGTTGAATTTGATGATCCACCTTTGA
- the LOC107418022 gene encoding zinc finger protein SHOOT GRAVITROPISM 5, translating into MEEDDQKELQLLPAPRSKASSSHMSSLPLDSSTRYRSKAGSHDNHNHNHNHNRRLTEGSSMVDLQLSISLRPITPASSDWEYHLHHHHHHNQQQHEDLKGDQTSCVESLKWQAAEQIRLAAMEKAYAESVRELTKREMELAQSEFARARHMWERARDEVEKAERMKERATRQIDSTCMEITCQSCRQRFRP; encoded by the coding sequence ATGGAAGAAGATGACCAAAAAGAGCTGCAATTACTCCCTGCTCCACGCTCCAAAGCTTCTTCATCACACATGTCATCGCTACCGTTGGATTCTTCCACAAGGTATCGATCAAAAGCAGGCTCTCAtgataatcataatcataatcataatcataaccGTCGATTAACCGAAGGGTCATCGATGGTTGATCTTCAATTATCAATAAGTCTAAGACCGATCACGCCGGCATCGTCGGATTGGGaatatcatcttcatcatcatcatcatcataatcagCAGCAGCATGAGGATTTGAAAGGGGATCAGACGAGCTGTGTGGAATCGTTGAAATGGCAAGCGGCGGAGCAGATTCGATTGGCGGCTATGGAGAAAGCTTATGCTGAGAGCGTGAGAGAGCTAACGAAGAGAGAGATGGAGTTGGCTCAATCGGAGTTCGCACGTGCGAGGCACATGTGGGAAAGAGCAAGGGACGAGGTTGAGAAGGCTGAGAGAATGAAAGAGAGAGCTACTCGTCAGATTGATTCTACGTGCATGGAGATCACTTGCCAATCTTGCAGACAAAGGTTTAGGCCTTAg
- the LOC107418008 gene encoding uncharacterized protein LOC107418008 isoform X1 — MNHRDVVLVSTATVFGALASALALRFFSSTQKKPSPGSTVDSPTNGVVLEKRSSQSPFDPSKRKGYLSWDDYFMAIAFLSAERSKDPNRQVGACLVSQNGVILGIGYNGFPRGCSDDKLPWAKKSRTDDPLETKYPYVCHAEVNAILNTNHASAAGQKLYVTMFPCNECAKIIIQSGVSEVVYFVAKRLNDSNVAYIASHKLLSMAGVKVRKHQPHMSQILLQFEER; from the exons ATGAACCATCGAGACGTCGTTTTGGTCTCCACGGCCACTGTTTTCGGTGCGTTGGCCTCTGCGCTGGCTCTTCGTTTCTTCTCATCAACTCAAAAGAAGCCATCTCCGGGATCCACAGTCGATTCGCCGACGAACGGCGTCGTTTTGGAAAAGCGATCTTCGCAGAGCCCTTTCGATCcctcaaaaagaaaagg ATATTTGTCATGGGATGATTATTTCATGGCAATAGCATTCTTATCAGCTGAAAGATCCAAAGACCCTAACAGGCAG GTTGGAGCATGCTTGGTCAGCCAAAATGGTGTAATTTTAG GCATTGGATATAATGGTTTCCCTAGAGGTTGTTCAGATGACAAGCTTCCTTGGGCAAAG AAATCCAGAACAGATGATCCTTTGGAGACGAAGTATCC TTATGTATGCCATGCTGAAGTCAATGCTATCTTGAACACCAATCATGCTTCAGCTGCTGGACAG AAGCTTTATGTTACCATGTTCCCTTGCAATGAATGTGCCAAGATTATCATTCAG TCCGGTGTCTCTGAAGTCGTATATTTTGTGGCAAAGAGGTTAAATGATTCAAATGTTGCATATATTGCTTCTCACAAGCTACTCTCAATGGCTGGTGTGAAA GTCAGGAAACATCAACCACATATGAGCCAGATATTGCTCCAGTTTGAGGAGCGCtag
- the LOC107418008 gene encoding uncharacterized protein LOC107418008 isoform X2, whose product MLGQPKWCNFSGPFKDFITTFASALAYPHSGFLIWIIMLFASLLYLNNEIQIWDAKSFSPLMLLSGIGYNGFPRGCSDDKLPWAKKSRTDDPLETKYPYVCHAEVNAILNTNHASAAGQKLYVTMFPCNECAKIIIQSGVSEVVYFVAKRLNDSNVAYIASHKLLSMAGVKVRKHQPHMSQILLQFEER is encoded by the exons ATGCTTGGTCAGCCAAAATGGTGTAATTTTAG TGGACCTTTTAAGGATTTCATCACCACCTTTGCTTCTGCGCTAGCTTATCCCCATAGTGGTTTCTTAATTTGGATAATCATGCTGTTTGCTTCTCTATTATATCTTAACAATGAAATTCAAATATGGGATGCTAAAAGTTTTTCACCTCTAATG CTTTTATCAGGCATTGGATATAATGGTTTCCCTAGAGGTTGTTCAGATGACAAGCTTCCTTGGGCAAAG AAATCCAGAACAGATGATCCTTTGGAGACGAAGTATCC TTATGTATGCCATGCTGAAGTCAATGCTATCTTGAACACCAATCATGCTTCAGCTGCTGGACAG AAGCTTTATGTTACCATGTTCCCTTGCAATGAATGTGCCAAGATTATCATTCAG TCCGGTGTCTCTGAAGTCGTATATTTTGTGGCAAAGAGGTTAAATGATTCAAATGTTGCATATATTGCTTCTCACAAGCTACTCTCAATGGCTGGTGTGAAA GTCAGGAAACATCAACCACATATGAGCCAGATATTGCTCCAGTTTGAGGAGCGCtag
- the LOC107418009 gene encoding uncharacterized protein LOC107418009: MRVEQTLWGNLPLLVRSNSKDSVEYILQALWRTRKTGLDPSDRIIIRDMLQLQNDSDLDPLLVCLRMLIRRCVYENINRDEIQNLFPDEVLPELQRLLTLLLQKFQREWREDAMKDQDKDKLQVGLPRLKEMTWSMTNQDEELTDPVAVINLKLQNDGASQSKELDVKFQLAKDTLETMLKSMYCIRDQLSNTDGASNGQ, translated from the exons ATGAGGGTGGAGCAGACGCTATGGGGTAATTTACCGCTACTGGTCCGTTCGAATTCGAAGGACTCTGTGGAATACATTCTTCAAGCTCTATGGCGGACTCGAAAAACGGGTCTTGACCCGTCCGACCGCATCATTATCCGCGATATGCTCCAGCTCCAGAACGACTCCGACCTCGACCCG CTTTTGGTTTGCCTTAGGATGTTGATAAGGAGGTGTGTATACGAGAATATAAACAGGGATGAGATACAAAACCTTTTTCCAGACGAAGTCTTGCCCGAATTGCAGAGATTATTGACGCTTTTGTTGCAGAAGTTTCAGAGAGAATGGCGGGAAGATGCAATGAAAGACCAGGACAAGGACAAGCTTCAG GTTGGTTTGCCTCGGTTGAAGGAGATGACATGGAGTATGACTAATCAGGATGAAGAATTGACTGACCCAGTTGCTGTTATCAACTTGAAG CTCCAGAATGATGGAGCTTCTCAATCAAAAGAATTGGACGTGAAGTTCCAGCTAGCCAAAGATACTCTAGAAACTATGCTCAAATCTATGTACTGTATAAGAGACCAATTGTCTAACACT GATGGGGCGTCAAATGGGCAATAA